TTAGGTGTAAATTTCTTTTTTGTAATAAGTGGATTTTTGATCACCACATTACTACTTAAAGAAAATGCTGTTAATGGTCAAATCAACATTAAAAAGTTTTATATAAGGAGGTCTTTAAGAATCTTTCCTGTGGCATATTTATATTTAATATTTGTTTTTTTGTTAAACTATTTTCTACACTTACAAATACCAACTTCATTTTTTTTATTAGCTGCATTATATGTATCCAATACAACTTATTTAATGTATCAAAAAGATACGGTGGGCAATAGCGTATTACTTGGGCATTATTGGTCTTTATCAACAGAAGAGCAGTTTTACTTACTTTACCCCTTTTTATTTAAATACTGTAGAAAATATTTAGTAGTCATAATTCTGACAGTATTGGCAGGAATTAATTTTATTACTTTTTGGACATCACACGTTTATTTTTTTACAGCTTTTCATGGGATATTGATAGGTGCTTTGTTTTCTTTTTTGTGTTTTAGATTGCAATTAAAAAAACGTACTTTATCTTATGCTTCAGTTTATCAGGCAGTGATAATTGTACTAATTTTTGGCATAAATTATTTAAATTTAAAATATGGTGCTCTCTTAATATGCACTCTCTTCGCATTTTTTTTAATTATATTACTTGTCAATAATAGCGTTAATTTTTTCTACAGATTCCTGAATAACAGATTAATGGTATTCATCGGCATATTATCATACAGTATATACATCTGGCAACAGATCTTTATTTATCCATCAGGTTTAAATGATAAAGTTCCGCTTACGAACAATGCATTAATTGCAACCGTTTTGTCAATTGCGGTGGGTTATTTGTCGTATAGGTATTATGAAAGTTATTTTCTAAAATTGAAAAATAGATTTGGATAATGATTAAGATTAAAGGAGCTTGATGAAATAAAGGACAAGGCGCCTAATAACGCTAATTTTATATGTTATTTATTCCATATTCTGATATATCCAGTAAACGTATAAAGCCCTGCAAACTATAGT
The sequence above is drawn from the Pedobacter cryoconitis genome and encodes:
- a CDS encoding acyltransferase family protein, which codes for MKYILSGLNNCFSSKNDTIIPEIFADKKFNGIDGLRAVSIIIVFVGHFNVHYSHIDWLGTLLERGGLGVNFFFVISGFLITTLLLKENAVNGQINIKKFYIRRSLRIFPVAYLYLIFVFLLNYFLHLQIPTSFFLLAALYVSNTTYLMYQKDTVGNSVLLGHYWSLSTEEQFYLLYPFLFKYCRKYLVVIILTVLAGINFITFWTSHVYFFTAFHGILIGALFSFLCFRLQLKKRTLSYASVYQAVIIVLIFGINYLNLKYGALLICTLFAFFLIILLVNNSVNFFYRFLNNRLMVFIGILSYSIYIWQQIFIYPSGLNDKVPLTNNALIATVLSIAVGYLSYRYYESYFLKLKNRFG